The nucleotide sequence CCGGACGGCAAGACCCTGGCATTCGACGCCCAGTACGAAGGCGGAACCGATGTCTACGTCATGCCGGTGACCGGGGGGATGCCGAAGCGGCTCACCTGGGACCCCCGGGGCACCCGCGTTGTCGGGTGGACGCCGGACGGTGCGTCCGTCCTGTTCCTTTCGGCGCGCGCCAACGCCGAAAACTCGCGCCGGCTGTGGAAGGTGCCCGCCGGTGGGGGGCTGCCGTCCGAACTCCCGATCCCCCGCGCCGTCCTCGCCTCGATGGCGAATGACGGGCGTCGCGTCGCATTTGTCCCCATCTCCGCGGAATGGCAGCACTGGAAGCACTACAAGGGTGGCCAGGCGGATGATATCTGGCTCACGGACATCACAACGAAAACCTTCCGGCGCATGACCACCGACCCGTCCGTCGACACCACCCCAACCTGGGCCGGCGATTCCATCTATTTCATTTCGGAGAGAAGCGGCCTCGCCAACCTGTTCCGCCTGAACCCGGATACCGGCGCGGTTGAGCCCCTCACACGATACACTGACGCGGAAGCGCGCTACCCGAGTTCGGATGGAAAGAGCGTCGTTTTCCAGCACGGAAACTCCCTCGCGCTCTACAACATCGCCACCGGTAAGGTTACGGAACTCGACATTCGACTGGATACAGACCGCATCCACGCTCGCCCTAAGCGCGTGCCCGCCTCGGCCGGCCTCGGCGCGGCGGCCATCGGGCCCACCGGCAAACGTGTGGTCGTCGAGTCCAGGGGCCAGCTCATCAGCATCCCGGCGGATGAGGGCGATGCGCGAATCCTGGCGGCGAAACCGGGAAGCCGGTCGCAGTTCCCGGTGTGGTCGCGCGACGGTAAGCAGATCGCATTCGTGTCGGACCGTTCCGGTGAGGACCAGGTCTGGGTGGCGCCGGCTGACGGCACCGGCTCCCCGCGGCAGCTGACGAAGGACCACAAGGGTCCGCTGGGGGTAATCCGATGGGCGCCGGACGGCAAGCATCTTGTCACGTTCGACCGCGAATCCCGGATCATCCTGATAGACGCCAGGACCGGGGCAACCACGCTGGTGGACCAGGCGGACCGCGCCGGCTCCTACGATTCCCTGAACTACTCCGCGGTCTTCAGCCCGGACGGTAAGTATCTCGCGTTCAACCGCACGGAGCCCAACTGGTTCCAGGCGGTCTACATCTACGACATCGCCACGAAGAAGAAGACGGCGGTCAGTTCGCCGGAGATAAACTCGTCGGCGCCCGCATGGGACCCGCTCGGAAAACTCCTCTATTTCCTTCAGGACCGGGAGTTCACCCCCTCCGGAAGCGGCCCCACGCGGTTCTTCGGCTTCGACAAATACACCCGCGTCTCGTTCGTTACCTTGGCCGCCGACACCAAGTCCCCGTTCCTGCCGGCCAACTCGGAGGAAGGCGAGGAGGCTAAGCCGGCCGACGAGCAGAAGAAAGACGCGCCGAAGGAACCCGCCCCCGTCGCGAAACCCGACAAGCCCGCGGCGAAAGGCGTTAAGCCGGACGCGGCGAAAGGCGCTAAGCCGGACGCGGCGAAGGAGAAGCCCAAACCGGCGGAGCCCGCGCTGCCCGCCGTGAAGATAGATTTCGAAGGGCTGGCGGACCGCATCGCCGATCTGCCCGTCCCGGCCGACCGGTATCAGCAGCTCGGAGCCGTTGAGGGCCGGGTGCTGATGCTGGTTGGCGGCGAACCGGGATCGGGGGGCGGACCCAGCCTCAAGACGTTCAATGTCAAGGACACAAAGAAGAAGGACGTTTCGACCATCGCCTCGGGCGTCACGGATTTCGATGTCTCGGCCGACGGCAAGAAGATGTTGGTGCGCACCGGCAGGCAACTCACCGTCATCGATTCCGGCGCCACCTCCATGCCCGGCGATGCGCCGAAGGTCGATACGGACAGCGTTTCGCTACTCATAGACCCGGTCGCTGAATGGTCCCAGATATTCAACGAGGCGTGGCGCATCGGGCGCGACTTCTTCTACGACCCCGGCCTGCACGGCGTCGATTGGGACGCCGTCAAGACGCGATACGCAGCCCGCCTGAAGGACGTG is from Armatimonadota bacterium and encodes:
- a CDS encoding PDZ domain-containing protein, giving the protein MTSLYRRFLPALLIPILFANPVARADDSFHPFLRRPDVKGDRVAFTAEGDIWLASISTGEASRITSHPGTEANPHFSPDGKTLAFDAQYEGGTDVYVMPVTGGMPKRLTWDPRGTRVVGWTPDGASVLFLSARANAENSRRLWKVPAGGGLPSELPIPRAVLASMANDGRRVAFVPISAEWQHWKHYKGGQADDIWLTDITTKTFRRMTTDPSVDTTPTWAGDSIYFISERSGLANLFRLNPDTGAVEPLTRYTDAEARYPSSDGKSVVFQHGNSLALYNIATGKVTELDIRLDTDRIHARPKRVPASAGLGAAAIGPTGKRVVVESRGQLISIPADEGDARILAAKPGSRSQFPVWSRDGKQIAFVSDRSGEDQVWVAPADGTGSPRQLTKDHKGPLGVIRWAPDGKHLVTFDRESRIILIDARTGATTLVDQADRAGSYDSLNYSAVFSPDGKYLAFNRTEPNWFQAVYIYDIATKKKTAVSSPEINSSAPAWDPLGKLLYFLQDREFTPSGSGPTRFFGFDKYTRVSFVTLAADTKSPFLPANSEEGEEAKPADEQKKDAPKEPAPVAKPDKPAAKGVKPDAAKGAKPDAAKEKPKPAEPALPAVKIDFEGLADRIADLPVPADRYQQLGAVEGRVLMLVGGEPGSGGGPSLKTFNVKDTKKKDVSTIASGVTDFDVSADGKKMLVRTGRQLTVIDSGATSMPGDAPKVDTDSVSLLIDPVAEWSQIFNEAWRIGRDFFYDPGLHGVDWDAVKTRYAARLKDVGDRGELNEVLGDMIAELITGHAYVGGGDDGGSFRSTPMGYLAADYAPDAGGKAYKITHILRGDGFDLANRSPLLAQGLNVKEGDYILAISGQPVTTSEDIQAMLAGTPGRIISLTVNSKPAMKGSRVVRVRPMGDESKARYYDWAESRREYIRKNGGPNLGYIHLPDMGDTGLAEFTKHYYAELDKDGIIYDSRFNAGGYVSAMLMMQMARKPYTWFKPRYGASWTRQDSAFAGYSAMLVNERSFSNGEEWPDAFQREKLGPVIGVRSWGGEVGSGGGYRLVDGGVLNIPNYGEWAGGRWVIEGEGVQPDITVEQDPNLVLAGHDPQLDRAIAYLKDQIARKPVPRPVAPPYPVKAWKG